One genomic region from Actinocatenispora thailandica encodes:
- a CDS encoding acyl-ACP desaturase — protein MTRILDPTVERGLLGELEPVVAANIDRHLSVARDWNPHDYVPWSEGRNFAFLGGEDWAPEQSRLTPVAKAAMIVNLLTEDNLPSYHRVIATAFGRDAAWRTWLDRWTAEENRHAVAMRDYLTVTRGVDPVDLERRRMKLMSTGIEDGPQGLLENLAYVSFQELATRVSHRNAGRETGCPIGDQLMARIAADENLHMVFYRNLVEAALELAPEAMMCAIRDVVLAFEMPGAGQPDFLRYSAIIANAGIYDLRLHHDAVIMPVLRYWKVFDRTDLTPEAEQAREQLAGFLGEVDTAAERFVTRRAERNARRERSRS, from the coding sequence ATGACCCGGATCCTCGACCCCACCGTCGAACGCGGCCTGCTCGGCGAGCTCGAACCGGTGGTGGCGGCCAACATCGACCGGCACCTGTCGGTCGCGCGGGACTGGAACCCGCACGACTACGTGCCGTGGAGCGAGGGCCGCAACTTCGCGTTCCTCGGCGGCGAGGACTGGGCCCCCGAGCAGTCCCGGCTGACCCCCGTCGCCAAGGCCGCGATGATCGTCAACCTGCTCACCGAGGACAACCTTCCCTCGTACCACCGGGTCATCGCGACGGCGTTCGGCCGGGACGCGGCCTGGCGCACCTGGCTGGACCGGTGGACCGCGGAGGAGAACCGGCACGCGGTCGCGATGCGCGACTACCTGACCGTGACCCGCGGCGTCGACCCGGTCGACCTGGAACGCCGCCGGATGAAGCTGATGAGTACCGGCATCGAGGACGGGCCGCAGGGCCTGCTGGAGAACCTCGCGTACGTGTCGTTCCAGGAACTCGCCACCCGGGTGTCGCACCGCAACGCGGGCCGCGAGACCGGCTGCCCGATCGGCGACCAGCTGATGGCGCGGATCGCCGCGGACGAGAACCTGCACATGGTGTTCTACCGCAACCTGGTCGAGGCGGCGCTGGAACTCGCGCCGGAGGCGATGATGTGCGCGATCCGCGACGTCGTGCTGGCCTTCGAGATGCCCGGCGCCGGCCAGCCGGACTTCCTGCGGTACTCGGCGATCATCGCCAACGCCGGCATCTACGACCTGCGGCTGCACCACGACGCGGTCATCATGCCGGTCCTGCGGTACTGGAAGGTGTTCGACCGCACCGATCTGACGCCGGAGGCGGAGCAGGCCCGGGAGCAGCTCGCCGGGTTCCTGGGCGAGGTGGACACCGCGGCGGAGCGGTTCGTCACCCGCCGGGCGGAACGCAACGCCCGGCGCGAGCGGAGCCGGTCGTGA
- the gntA gene encoding guanitoxin biosynthesis heme-dependent pre-guanitoxin N-hydroxylase GntA — protein sequence MQDGAANPYLGEQVRRSYHGMRGKRLMRLRPEEGPADAAATMVHESFRSMALSETYPCVVARSAMRRGDYRFGCYPALGSGEAAAAVACDLWEFVAEFPIRPDRYASFVASFDGPCTATERGFEDLLWRQLQLLHELDVRHSRWDADVGDDPAEYGFSFSFAERAFFIVGMHPGASRWARRTAWPTLIFNSHAQFDLLRDAGVMPRMQQTVRMRDRRVQGSENPSLRQFDAKRPETVMYSGRLVEDDWTCPFRPTGSATETSTQQAEEGLV from the coding sequence ATGCAGGACGGCGCAGCAAACCCGTACCTCGGCGAGCAGGTACGACGCTCGTACCACGGGATGCGCGGCAAGCGGTTGATGCGGCTGCGGCCCGAGGAGGGCCCGGCGGACGCGGCCGCCACGATGGTGCACGAGTCGTTCCGGTCGATGGCGCTGTCGGAGACCTACCCCTGTGTCGTGGCCAGGTCGGCGATGCGGCGCGGTGACTACCGGTTCGGCTGCTACCCGGCCCTGGGTAGCGGGGAGGCCGCCGCCGCGGTCGCCTGCGACCTGTGGGAGTTCGTGGCGGAGTTCCCGATCCGGCCGGACCGGTACGCCTCGTTCGTGGCGAGCTTCGACGGCCCGTGCACCGCGACCGAGCGGGGCTTCGAGGACCTGCTGTGGCGCCAGCTGCAGCTGCTGCACGAGCTGGACGTCCGGCACAGCCGGTGGGACGCCGACGTCGGCGACGACCCGGCCGAGTACGGCTTCTCGTTCAGCTTCGCCGAACGGGCCTTCTTCATCGTCGGCATGCATCCCGGCGCGTCCCGGTGGGCGCGACGCACCGCCTGGCCGACCCTCATCTTCAACTCGCACGCCCAGTTCGACCTGCTGCGGGACGCCGGGGTGATGCCGCGGATGCAGCAGACGGTACGGATGCGGGACCGGCGGGTGCAGGGCAGCGAGAACCCGAGTCTCCGGCAGTTCGACGCGAAGCGCCCGGAGACCGTCATGTACTCCGGTCGGCTGGTCGAGGACGACTGGACGTGCCCGTTCCGGCCGACCGGCAGCGCGACCGAGACCAGCACGCAACAAGCCGAGGAGGGCTTGGTATGA
- a CDS encoding aldehyde dehydrogenase family protein: MEWLTGRIFTCQAVNTSVDIEERALRMAAVLGGRGVCAGDRVMLAASNSADYVVTLLALMHLDVSIVLADDRETEAERVRMARRARARWVVRGDLDESTGGSDVVSLASLVKEEADAASDVDVLSFQAWNRRSDALITWSSGSTGIPKGIVRSGRGFLHDLERTRERMAYRNTDVLLPLVPFSHFYGLTLLVMSWTLGCSLAIAPLGRLDQAVKLAADSGATVLDAAPSTYHSLLKLMDRRPEIARDLASVRMFCVGGSPMPRSLAERFQDRFGHPLLDGYGSNEAGNVALAAPGNAVGCGRPLPGVDVTIVDGDGHPVQAGETGEIWVQSPSLMQGYLSGDGSIEPRGDGPYRTNDLGYADADGNIVVLGRKYAVHRLGHTLYPEAIERKAEMCGRPVKIVAVSDEGRGTQLVLFVADGSGQPAGELRREIAALLPDYERPNKVAVLPSFPLNRNGKPDLARLRDMAQELVAPARRPAANEDDGMVLLPGVATTGGEGDVPFPARVAGLRAVLELLRDRPDEVRRVLTRISLHRAVDMEIEGSIDTLAGAVEEVLRNGPQAVRRMAVFMPSNVLLYSYVLYLLVPALFVEDLAFRPSSQVADVTRELHELLAPVHQIPIELASLSQRKFVTGPVADADVVVFTGTYHNAEAVRAQLRTDQLFMLFGQGANPFVVAPDADLDLSIDDAVRIRMLNSGQDCFGPDVFFVPEQDAARFVEGIGKRLAAMTFGDCADPAADYGPICYDSALTAVTEYLPRNAEYIVQGGAVDFRTRQVHPTILLRDFDAPMSLTELFCPVFNVVSYTDRDQLRTRLTEPSFQDRAMGAMVYGHAPDLVEQLGKRHVVAVDRTLLDVDDGNRPFGGRGIMANYVSHRKRRWAQPLLISKVVADECPVRG, from the coding sequence GTGGAATGGTTGACGGGCAGGATCTTCACCTGCCAGGCCGTGAACACGTCGGTCGACATCGAGGAACGCGCGCTGCGGATGGCTGCGGTGCTCGGCGGCCGGGGCGTGTGTGCAGGCGACCGGGTCATGCTGGCGGCCAGCAACTCCGCCGACTACGTCGTGACCCTGCTGGCACTGATGCACCTGGACGTCTCGATCGTGCTGGCCGACGATCGGGAGACCGAGGCGGAACGGGTGCGGATGGCGCGCCGCGCCCGGGCCCGCTGGGTCGTGCGCGGTGACCTCGACGAGAGCACCGGCGGGTCCGACGTGGTGTCGCTGGCCAGCCTGGTCAAGGAGGAGGCGGACGCGGCCTCCGACGTCGACGTGCTGTCGTTCCAGGCCTGGAACCGGCGCAGCGACGCGCTCATCACCTGGTCGTCCGGCTCGACCGGGATCCCCAAGGGCATCGTGCGCAGCGGTCGCGGCTTCCTGCACGACCTGGAGCGCACCCGGGAACGGATGGCGTACCGCAACACCGACGTGCTGCTGCCGCTCGTCCCGTTCTCTCACTTCTACGGGTTGACGCTGCTCGTCATGTCGTGGACGCTCGGCTGCTCGCTCGCGATCGCGCCGCTCGGCCGGCTCGACCAGGCGGTCAAGCTCGCCGCGGACAGCGGCGCGACCGTGCTGGACGCCGCCCCGTCCACCTACCACAGCCTGCTCAAGCTGATGGACCGGCGACCCGAGATCGCCCGGGACCTCGCCTCGGTACGGATGTTCTGCGTCGGCGGTTCGCCGATGCCCCGGTCGCTCGCCGAACGCTTCCAGGACCGGTTCGGGCACCCGCTGCTCGACGGGTACGGCAGCAACGAGGCGGGCAACGTCGCGCTGGCGGCGCCGGGCAACGCGGTCGGCTGCGGCCGCCCGCTGCCGGGTGTCGACGTCACCATCGTCGACGGTGACGGGCATCCGGTGCAGGCGGGGGAGACCGGCGAGATCTGGGTGCAGTCGCCGAGCCTGATGCAGGGGTACCTGAGCGGCGACGGGTCGATCGAACCGCGCGGCGACGGGCCGTACCGGACCAACGATCTCGGCTACGCCGACGCGGACGGCAACATCGTGGTGCTGGGCCGCAAGTACGCGGTGCACCGGCTCGGGCACACGCTCTACCCGGAGGCGATCGAACGCAAGGCGGAGATGTGCGGCCGGCCGGTGAAGATCGTGGCCGTCTCGGACGAGGGCCGCGGCACCCAGCTGGTGCTGTTCGTGGCCGACGGGAGCGGGCAGCCGGCCGGTGAACTGCGGCGCGAGATCGCCGCGCTGCTGCCGGACTACGAGCGGCCGAACAAGGTGGCGGTGCTGCCGTCGTTCCCGCTCAACCGCAACGGCAAGCCGGATCTGGCCCGGTTGCGCGACATGGCGCAGGAGCTGGTCGCCCCGGCCCGGCGGCCGGCCGCGAACGAGGACGACGGCATGGTGCTGCTGCCGGGCGTGGCCACCACCGGCGGCGAGGGCGACGTCCCGTTCCCGGCCCGGGTGGCCGGCCTGCGCGCGGTCCTGGAACTGCTGCGGGACCGGCCCGACGAGGTACGCCGGGTGCTGACCCGGATCTCGCTGCACCGCGCGGTCGACATGGAGATCGAGGGGTCGATCGACACGCTGGCCGGGGCGGTCGAGGAGGTGCTGCGCAACGGGCCGCAGGCGGTCCGCCGGATGGCCGTGTTCATGCCGTCCAACGTGCTGCTCTACTCCTACGTGCTGTACCTGCTGGTGCCGGCGCTGTTCGTGGAGGACCTCGCGTTCCGCCCGTCCAGCCAGGTCGCCGACGTCACCCGGGAGCTGCACGAGCTGCTGGCGCCGGTACACCAGATTCCGATCGAACTGGCCTCGTTGAGCCAGCGCAAGTTCGTCACCGGGCCCGTCGCCGACGCCGACGTCGTGGTGTTCACCGGCACGTACCACAATGCCGAGGCGGTCCGCGCCCAGCTGCGCACCGATCAGCTGTTCATGCTGTTCGGGCAGGGCGCGAACCCGTTCGTGGTGGCGCCGGACGCGGACCTGGACCTGTCCATCGACGACGCGGTGCGGATCCGGATGCTCAACTCCGGCCAGGACTGCTTCGGCCCGGACGTGTTCTTCGTCCCGGAGCAGGACGCGGCGCGGTTCGTCGAGGGCATCGGGAAGCGGCTGGCCGCCATGACGTTCGGCGACTGCGCCGACCCGGCCGCCGACTACGGCCCGATCTGTTACGACAGCGCGCTGACCGCGGTGACCGAGTACCTGCCGCGCAACGCCGAGTACATCGTGCAGGGCGGTGCGGTCGACTTCCGCACCCGGCAGGTGCATCCGACGATCCTGCTCCGCGACTTCGACGCGCCGATGTCGCTCACCGAGCTGTTCTGCCCGGTGTTCAACGTCGTCAGCTACACCGACCGGGACCAGCTGCGGACCCGGCTGACCGAACCCTCGTTCCAGGACCGGGCGATGGGCGCGATGGTGTACGGGCACGCGCCGGATCTGGTGGAGCAGCTGGGCAAGCGGCACGTGGTGGCGGTCGACCGGACCCTGCTGGACGTCGACGACGGGAACCGCCCGTTCGGCGGTCGCGGAATCATGGCCAACTACGTCAGTCATCGCAAGCGGCGCTGGGCCCAGCCGCTGCTGATCTCGAAGGTGGTGGCGGACGAATGTCCGGTACGCGGATGA
- a CDS encoding MMPL family transporter, with amino-acid sequence MAVTTDQWLGDPSGNALGDYATALSRLPHVVAVNAATGRYEHGTKVAAPAPGQAAAMHRGDAVYLQVLNDVTPYSDNGKKLAEAVRAAPVPDHRTVRVGGMSAQLLDIDSALTDRLPLAVGLAILVTMVLLFLATGSLLVPVKAVLLNALGLTAILGVLVWVFQQGHLSGPLNFTPSPIAVSMPVLVLCVAYGLSMDYEVFVLSRIKETYEATGDPRAAVRIGLGMSGSIVSAAAVILAITFFSTAMSGVSVAKLFGIGAGLAIVVDATLIRGVLVPIFLRLTGRAAWWAPAGMRRLSDRIGLGHH; translated from the coding sequence GTGGCGGTGACCACCGACCAGTGGCTCGGCGATCCCAGCGGCAACGCGCTCGGCGACTACGCGACCGCGCTGTCCCGGCTGCCGCACGTGGTGGCGGTCAACGCCGCCACCGGGCGGTACGAGCACGGTACGAAGGTGGCGGCCCCGGCGCCGGGCCAGGCGGCCGCGATGCACCGCGGCGACGCGGTGTACCTGCAGGTGCTCAACGACGTGACGCCATACTCGGACAACGGGAAGAAGCTCGCCGAGGCGGTCCGCGCGGCCCCGGTACCGGACCACCGGACGGTGCGGGTCGGTGGCATGTCCGCCCAGCTGCTCGACATCGACTCGGCGCTGACCGACCGGCTGCCGCTCGCGGTGGGGCTCGCCATCCTGGTCACCATGGTGCTGCTGTTCCTCGCCACCGGCAGCCTGCTGGTACCGGTCAAGGCGGTGCTGCTCAACGCGCTCGGGTTGACCGCGATCCTCGGCGTCCTGGTGTGGGTGTTCCAGCAGGGCCACCTGTCCGGTCCGCTGAACTTCACCCCGTCACCGATCGCCGTGTCGATGCCGGTGCTGGTGCTCTGCGTGGCGTACGGGTTGTCGATGGACTACGAGGTGTTCGTGCTGTCCCGGATCAAGGAGACGTACGAGGCGACCGGTGATCCGCGCGCCGCGGTCCGGATCGGCCTCGGGATGAGCGGCTCCATCGTCAGCGCGGCGGCGGTGATCCTGGCGATCACGTTCTTCTCCACCGCGATGTCCGGGGTGTCGGTGGCGAAGCTGTTCGGCATCGGCGCCGGGCTCGCCATCGTGGTGGACGCCACCCTGATCCGCGGCGTGCTGGTACCGATCTTCCTGCGGTTGACCGGCCGCGCCGCCTGGTGGGCCCCTGCCGGGATGCGGCGGCTCAGCGACCGGATCGGCCTCGGCCACCACTGA
- a CDS encoding thiamine pyrophosphate-binding protein, giving the protein MTENRYPGAWHAVVDFLTDRGVDTVFGLPADDLTVLDALRDSGIRFVLNRDQRNAGFMATGYALQSGAPAVCLIGKGPASTNVLTGVLEAAASAAPLVVLAAGTAVNRRGARAFQELDQVSLLRPLAKWAHRVDHPDRLVPSLEKAFTIAAAGAPGPVYLEIADDLCDTAVTRTRPWRDVAVQYPAPDPAAAATAWSAVRASRRPILLVGGGVRHRNGPGTVEQLATGLGAALFSTASGRGAVDETHELCCGLSGLYSPPEAVELWRDTDLVIALGSRLEETATFGTGFARPGVPVVQVNVDASELSTEFAGPSVVADAGRVVEDWCARLVASRREPDPDWVARAGSVPVRARQRVTADAAEAAASGAPRVAALLARLSERLPAEHVLVQENGLQDMWSYFFPSWCCAGPAGSIVPSEQTSLGFGAAAAAGVKLAAPDRTVVALVGDGAFGMLGADLAVLAEQQVGVLFLVLDNGGYGWLQSQWDKRERDDSGRGDRFRFVAPRGLGALPAAVHRAVVETSDAIGAELDRALKECAAGRVAVLEVPVALSDVPADLDELDGDFPAVEDR; this is encoded by the coding sequence ATGACCGAGAACCGGTACCCCGGCGCCTGGCACGCGGTCGTCGACTTTCTGACCGACCGCGGTGTGGACACCGTCTTCGGGCTGCCGGCCGACGACCTGACCGTGCTGGATGCGCTGCGGGACAGCGGGATCCGGTTCGTGCTCAACCGGGACCAGCGCAACGCCGGGTTCATGGCGACCGGGTACGCACTGCAGAGCGGTGCGCCGGCGGTGTGCCTGATCGGCAAGGGGCCGGCCAGCACCAACGTGCTGACCGGGGTGCTGGAGGCGGCGGCGTCCGCCGCGCCGCTGGTGGTGCTCGCCGCCGGCACCGCGGTCAACCGGCGCGGCGCCCGGGCGTTCCAGGAACTCGACCAGGTGTCGCTGCTGCGGCCGCTGGCCAAGTGGGCCCACCGGGTGGACCATCCGGACCGGCTCGTGCCGTCGCTGGAGAAGGCGTTCACGATCGCGGCGGCCGGCGCGCCGGGCCCGGTGTACCTGGAGATCGCCGACGACCTGTGCGACACGGCGGTGACCCGGACCCGGCCGTGGCGCGACGTCGCCGTGCAGTACCCGGCACCCGACCCGGCCGCCGCGGCGACCGCCTGGTCGGCGGTACGGGCGAGCCGGCGGCCGATCCTGCTGGTCGGTGGCGGCGTGCGGCACCGCAACGGTCCCGGCACGGTGGAGCAGCTGGCCACCGGGCTCGGCGCGGCGCTGTTCAGCACCGCGTCCGGCCGCGGCGCGGTGGACGAGACGCACGAGCTGTGCTGCGGCCTGTCCGGCCTGTACTCCCCGCCGGAGGCGGTCGAGCTGTGGCGCGACACCGACCTGGTGATCGCGCTCGGCAGCCGGTTGGAGGAGACCGCCACGTTCGGCACCGGGTTCGCGCGGCCGGGTGTTCCGGTCGTGCAGGTGAACGTCGACGCGAGCGAGCTGAGTACCGAGTTCGCCGGCCCGTCGGTGGTCGCGGACGCCGGCCGGGTCGTCGAAGACTGGTGTGCCCGGCTCGTCGCGAGCCGCCGCGAACCCGACCCGGACTGGGTCGCCCGCGCCGGCTCGGTGCCGGTACGGGCGCGGCAACGGGTCACCGCGGACGCCGCCGAGGCCGCTGCGTCGGGCGCCCCGCGCGTCGCGGCGCTGCTCGCCCGGCTGTCCGAACGGCTGCCCGCCGAGCACGTTCTGGTGCAGGAGAACGGGTTGCAGGACATGTGGTCCTACTTCTTCCCGTCCTGGTGCTGCGCCGGGCCGGCCGGTTCGATCGTCCCGTCGGAGCAGACCAGTCTCGGGTTCGGCGCCGCGGCGGCCGCCGGGGTCAAGCTCGCCGCGCCGGACCGTACCGTCGTCGCGCTGGTCGGCGACGGCGCGTTCGGGATGCTCGGCGCGGACCTCGCGGTACTCGCCGAGCAGCAGGTCGGGGTGCTGTTCCTGGTGCTGGACAACGGTGGGTACGGCTGGTTGCAGTCCCAGTGGGACAAGCGGGAGCGGGACGACTCGGGCCGGGGCGACCGGTTCCGCTTCGTCGCACCGCGCGGCCTGGGGGCCCTGCCCGCCGCGGTACACCGGGCGGTCGTGGAAACCAGCGACGCGATCGGCGCCGAGCTGGACCGCGCGCTGAAGGAGTGCGCGGCCGGCCGGGTGGCGGTACTGGAGGTACCGGTGGCGTTGTCCGACGTCCCGGCCGACCTCGACGAGTTGGACGGTGACTTCCCGGCGGTCGAGGACCGCTGA
- the fabF gene encoding beta-ketoacyl-ACP synthase II has translation MNPQSARRRVVITGRGAITPIGLNVADFWASLMAGRSGVGPITSFDASGLPVRIAGEVKGFDPTDWMERKVSRRIDRFAHYAIASTLQALEESKLEIDDELAPRVGVLVGSGFGATLILHHSAINMVEKGFRGLTPWITAGAAIDSAAGEVALRVNAQGPSGAVSTACASGTDAVGMGMRMIMYGNADVVLAGGSDNSVTSVDVGSAAMSRALSKRNDDPERASRPFDTDRDGFVVAAGAGMVVLEELDHALSRGAPILAEVIGYGASTDAYHPTAPHPTGRGARQAMQAALTDAGVRPEDIDYINAHGTSTVLNDRTESQAIRTLFGEHALRIPISSTKSMTGHMIGAAGVVELMATVNAMLDGRVPPTINCDNPEDTELNYVPHKPQEHRVDVAMSNSFGFAGHNAVAVVRRWQG, from the coding sequence ATGAACCCACAATCAGCACGGCGCCGGGTGGTCATCACCGGCCGCGGTGCGATCACGCCGATCGGACTCAACGTCGCCGACTTCTGGGCGTCGCTGATGGCCGGTCGTAGCGGGGTCGGCCCGATCACCTCGTTCGACGCGAGTGGCCTGCCGGTCCGGATCGCCGGCGAGGTCAAGGGATTCGACCCGACCGACTGGATGGAACGCAAGGTCTCCCGGCGGATCGACCGGTTCGCGCACTACGCGATCGCGTCGACCCTGCAGGCGCTGGAGGAGTCGAAGCTGGAGATCGACGACGAACTCGCACCGCGGGTCGGCGTCCTGGTCGGCTCCGGTTTCGGCGCCACCCTGATCCTGCACCACAGCGCGATCAACATGGTGGAGAAGGGGTTCCGCGGGCTGACCCCGTGGATCACCGCGGGCGCCGCGATCGACAGCGCGGCCGGTGAGGTCGCCCTGCGGGTCAACGCGCAGGGACCGAGCGGTGCGGTCAGCACCGCCTGCGCCTCCGGCACCGACGCGGTCGGCATGGGCATGCGCATGATCATGTACGGCAACGCCGACGTGGTGCTCGCCGGCGGCTCGGACAACTCGGTCACCTCCGTCGACGTCGGCTCCGCGGCGATGTCGCGGGCGCTGTCGAAGCGCAACGACGACCCGGAGCGGGCCAGCCGGCCGTTCGACACCGACCGGGACGGCTTCGTCGTCGCGGCCGGTGCCGGCATGGTGGTACTGGAGGAGCTGGACCACGCGCTGTCCCGGGGCGCACCGATCCTCGCCGAGGTGATCGGCTACGGCGCGAGCACCGATGCGTACCACCCGACCGCGCCGCACCCGACCGGACGCGGTGCCCGGCAGGCGATGCAGGCCGCGTTGACCGACGCCGGCGTGCGCCCCGAGGACATCGACTACATCAACGCGCACGGCACCAGTACGGTGCTCAACGACCGGACCGAGTCGCAGGCGATCCGCACCCTGTTCGGCGAGCACGCGCTGCGGATCCCGATCTCGTCGACGAAGTCGATGACCGGCCACATGATCGGCGCGGCCGGTGTGGTGGAGCTGATGGCGACGGTCAACGCGATGCTGGACGGTCGGGTGCCGCCGACGATCAACTGCGACAACCCCGAGGACACCGAGCTGAACTACGTGCCGCACAAGCCGCAGGAGCATCGGGTCGACGTGGCGATGAGCAACTCGTTCGGCTTCGCCGGCCACAACGCGGTCGCCGTGGTGCGCCGCTGGCAGGGCTGA
- a CDS encoding acyl carrier protein, whose protein sequence is MSDSEILAHLAAVIEDLGGAPAGEISREKSLRDDLDIDSLSMVEVVVSIEDKYGVELPDDAMTGLQTVGDLVDFIENSVAPTPA, encoded by the coding sequence ATGTCCGACTCAGAGATCCTGGCCCACCTCGCCGCCGTCATCGAGGACCTGGGCGGTGCCCCGGCCGGTGAGATCAGCCGGGAGAAGTCGCTGCGCGACGACCTGGACATCGACTCGCTGTCGATGGTCGAGGTGGTGGTGTCCATCGAGGACAAGTACGGCGTGGAGCTGCCGGACGACGCGATGACCGGGCTGCAGACGGTCGGCGACCTCGTCGACTTCATCGAGAACTCCGTGGCGCCGACGCCGGCCTGA
- the fabG gene encoding 3-oxoacyl-ACP reductase FabG has translation MTRSVLVTGGNRGIGLAIAQALATDGDQVAVTYRTGEPPSGLLGVRCDVTDPDSLDAALATVTDRHGPVAVLVANAGITRDTLLATMSEDDFTAVLDANLTGTFRVARRVVRGMVKARYGRVLAVSSVVGLQGAAGQTNYAAAKAGLVGFVRSLAREVGSRGITANALAPGFVDTDMTAVLSERQRAAALAGIPLGRAASAAEIARVARFLVSDDAGYITGAVLPVDGGMGMGH, from the coding sequence GTGACCCGGTCGGTACTGGTCACCGGCGGCAACCGGGGGATCGGGCTGGCGATCGCGCAGGCGCTCGCCACCGACGGCGACCAGGTGGCGGTGACCTACCGCACCGGCGAACCACCGTCCGGCCTGCTCGGCGTCCGCTGCGACGTCACCGACCCGGACTCGCTGGACGCGGCGCTGGCCACCGTGACCGACCGGCACGGGCCGGTGGCGGTACTCGTCGCGAACGCCGGCATCACCCGGGACACGCTGCTCGCCACGATGTCCGAGGACGACTTCACCGCGGTACTCGACGCGAACCTGACCGGCACCTTCCGGGTGGCGCGGCGGGTGGTGCGCGGCATGGTGAAGGCCCGGTACGGGCGGGTACTCGCGGTGTCGTCGGTGGTCGGGTTGCAGGGCGCCGCCGGGCAGACGAACTACGCCGCGGCGAAGGCCGGCCTGGTCGGCTTCGTGCGCTCGCTGGCCCGGGAGGTGGGCAGCCGCGGCATCACCGCCAACGCGTTGGCGCCCGGGTTCGTGGACACGGACATGACCGCGGTGCTGTCGGAGCGGCAGCGCGCCGCGGCGCTCGCCGGGATCCCGCTCGGCCGGGCCGCCTCGGCGGCCGAGATCGCCCGGGTGGCCCGGTTCCTGGTCAGCGACGACGCCGGGTACATCACCGGGGCGGTGCTGCCGGTCGACGGTGGGATGGGCATGGGCCACTGA
- a CDS encoding MMPL family transporter, which produces MNVTSSGQLDTGTADPPVDGPRRRRLALALRRPRLILVLAFLVMVAGVVLAGSATALLKNGGFDDPSSDSVAATNVLSRHFPATQPNLSVLVRADDGKIDGAAAQRAGRQIVDTLRSHAGVKVVGSYVGGADPTMQGKDGSYGLVLARVPGDDDASGKTAKQLHDELAGHRDGVHVTFGGILQINNDMSDQLNADLGASELVALPLTLILLFFVFRGVIAALLPLFIGVFAILGSFAVLDGLGRLTSISVFALNLITALGLGLAIDYSLLIVSRFREERAKGLDKAAAMSATLRTAGRTVLFSASVVAAVLLTMLVFKQDFLRSFAFAGVAVVAVTAIGALLPLPAALMLLGDRVDKWSIRRRKPAREPQNRLWGRIAGISMRRPLILGLVALAMFVVAASPLRSIQLNVPDERVLPTSSEGGRRPRPSVPSSPARPSRRARWR; this is translated from the coding sequence GTGAATGTGACCTCGTCCGGGCAGCTGGACACCGGTACCGCGGATCCACCGGTCGACGGGCCGCGGCGGCGGCGCCTGGCGCTGGCGCTGCGCCGGCCCCGGCTGATCCTGGTGCTGGCGTTCCTGGTCATGGTGGCCGGCGTGGTACTCGCCGGCAGCGCCACCGCGCTGCTCAAGAACGGCGGCTTCGACGACCCGTCCTCCGACTCGGTCGCCGCCACCAACGTGCTGTCCCGGCACTTCCCGGCCACCCAGCCGAACCTGTCGGTACTGGTGCGGGCCGACGACGGGAAGATCGACGGCGCCGCCGCGCAGCGCGCCGGCCGGCAGATCGTCGACACGCTGCGGTCCCACGCCGGGGTCAAGGTCGTCGGCTCCTACGTCGGTGGCGCCGACCCGACGATGCAGGGCAAGGACGGCTCGTACGGGCTGGTGCTCGCCCGGGTGCCCGGTGACGACGACGCGTCCGGGAAGACGGCGAAGCAGCTGCACGACGAGCTGGCCGGGCACCGGGACGGGGTGCACGTCACGTTCGGCGGCATCCTGCAGATCAACAACGACATGAGCGACCAGCTCAATGCCGACCTGGGCGCCTCCGAGCTGGTGGCGTTGCCGCTCACGCTGATCCTGCTGTTCTTCGTGTTCCGCGGGGTGATCGCCGCGCTGCTGCCGCTGTTCATCGGGGTGTTCGCGATCCTCGGTTCGTTCGCGGTGCTCGACGGGCTCGGCCGGCTCACCTCGATCTCGGTGTTCGCGCTGAACCTGATCACCGCGCTGGGGCTCGGATTGGCGATCGACTACAGCTTGCTGATCGTGTCCCGGTTCCGGGAGGAACGCGCGAAGGGGCTCGACAAGGCCGCCGCCATGTCGGCGACGCTGCGCACCGCCGGGCGGACCGTGCTGTTCAGCGCCAGCGTGGTGGCCGCGGTGCTGCTCACCATGCTGGTGTTCAAGCAGGACTTCCTGCGCTCGTTCGCGTTCGCCGGCGTCGCCGTGGTGGCGGTGACCGCGATCGGTGCGCTGCTGCCGTTGCCGGCGGCGCTGATGCTGCTCGGCGACCGGGTCGACAAGTGGTCGATCCGGCGGCGCAAGCCGGCCCGCGAGCCGCAGAACCGGTTGTGGGGGCGGATCGCCGGGATCAGCATGCGCCGCCCGCTCATCCTCGGCCTGGTCGCACTGGCGATGTTCGTCGTCGCGGCGTCGCCGCTGCGGTCCATCCAGCTCAACGTGCCGGACGAGCGGGTCCTGCCGACCTCGTCGGAGGGCGGCAGGCGACCCAGACCATCCGTGCCCAGTTCCCCGGCGCGGCCGAGCAGGAGGGCGCGGTGGCGGTGA